The genomic DNA CGGCCAGCTCGACCGGTCACTGCGGGAACGGCTGGTCGTCGAACTCCGGGAACTCTTCGGGGCGTTGGGCACGACCGTGCTCGCGGTCACGCACGACCAGGGCGAGGCGTTCGCGCTCGCCGACCGGGTCGTGGTGATGCGGGACGGGCGGATCGCCCAGTCCGGTACGCCGCTTGAGGTCTGGCAGCACCCCGCCGACGAGTTCGTGGCCCGTTTCCTCGGCTTCGACAACGTGGTCGAGGCCACGGTCGCCGGCGAGGCCGCCGACACCCCCTGGGGCAAGGTTCCGGTCCCCGAGGACGCGCCCCAGGGCACCCACACGCTCCTCGTACGCCCCGCGGGCGTCCGGCTGTTGCCCGCCGACGAGGGCCTGCGCTGCACGGTCGCCGCCCGCACCTTCAAGGGCACCCATGTCGCTGTACGACTGCAGCCGGAGGACGCGCCGCGCCTGGAGGCGGCCTGTGCGCTGCGGGAGGCGCCGGAGGTCGGGGGCACGGTCGGGGTGGAGTTCGACGCGGCCGAGATCGTCGTACTCGGCACATGAGGCGGCGCGTGAGCTGACACGCGTGTGGCCCGTCCCCACGAACCGGACGGGCCACAGCGGCAACAGCGGGTGGATCAGCGGCCGTTGGTCGCTCCGCGACGGCGCATGCCGTAGTAGACGGCTCCGCCGCCCGCGACGACGAACGCGCCCGCGATACCGGCGATCATGCCGGTGTTGGAGTTGGCACCGGTCTCGGCGAGGTTCGAGGAACCGGCCGCCGGGGACGGCGCGTTGTCCGTCGTCGTCGCGGGAGCGGTGCTGCCGCTCTCCGTGGCCGACGGGGTCGGGGTGTCGGACTCGGCCGGGGTCGAGGCGCTGTCCGAGGGGGCCGGAGTGGTCTCGCTCGGGGTCGGGCTCGGGCTCGGCGACTCCGTCGCGCAGGCCTTGGACGGGGTGGTCAGGTTCGGCTTGATGTCGGCGTCGACCTGCTTGCCGGCCACGACGCGGACGCGGTACGTGGCGTTCGGCTCCCAGTCCTCGGAGAAGGAGACGGATGTGCCCGTCGCCGAGCCCTTGACGGTCTGCGCCTCGCCGACCTGCCTGGCGTCACCGCCGTTGTTCTCCAGGAACACGGTGATGGTCGCCTCGACGCCGGTGGCGTCCTTGTCGGTCACCGTGATGACACCCTTGGCGCCGTCGCAGGTGGCTTCGGCGGAGAACTCTTTGATGTTGCAGGCGAGCGCGTTGCCCGCGAAGCCGAGCGTGAGCGCGGCCGAGGCGGACGCGACGCCGAGGATGCGTACGGAACGTCGAGATATGGACACGTTTGCCCTTCACGGGATGTGCAACTGCGGGGGGTTTAGGAGGAGATGGGCCAGCATTCGAGGTGAGGCACCATCACCCCCAGGAGTCTCACTGGTCTATAAGTGCTGCGTAAGCAGTGTCAATGCATATGCGGTGTGCGGCAGTTGGCTTTACCTGCACTTTAATGAGTGAGACGTTTCAGCGCGTCCGGAGCCTCCTCGATCCGGTCAATGAGGGCGATACGGCTCTCCATCGACCGTTCCCGGGCAAGTGCACACAGCAGCGGCCACGTCGGCAGCCGCTCCGTCCAGTGCTCCCGGTCCACGAGCACCATCGGCGTGGGCTCACCGCGCGACTCGTAGTAGTTCGGCGTCGCGTTGTCGAAGATCTCCTGTACGGTCCCGGCCGCGCCCGGCAGAAACACCACCCCCGCGTTCGAGCGGGCCAACAGGCCGTCCTCGCGGGTGGCGTTGGCGAAGTACTTGGCGATGTGCGAGGCGAAGGCGTTCGGCGGCTCATGGCCGTAGAACCAGGTCGGGATGCCGATCGAGTGGTTGCCCTTGGGCCAGCGGGTGCGGACCTCGAAGGCGCGCTGCGCCCAGTCGGTGATCGAGGGGCCGAACGACGGGGAGGCGGCGAGGAGTTCGCAGGCCTCCTCCAGCATCGCGTCCTCGTACGGCGCCGCGTACGCGCCCAGGTTGGCCGCCTCCATCGCGCCGGGGCCGCCGCCGGTCGCCACCGTGTAGCCGGCCCGGCTCAGCTCCCGGCCCAGGTGCGCGGCACCGCCGTAGGCCTTCGTCCCGCGCGCCATCGCGTGGCCGCCCATGACGCCCACCACCCGTGCGCCGCGCAGGAGTTCGTCGAGGGCGTCGGAGATCGAGTCGTCGTGGACGGAGCGCAGCATGGACGCGTAGACGTCGCCGTCGGCCTTGGTCCGCTGGAACCAGGCGTACGCGAGCGCGTCCGGTGTCTGGTCGTACCCCTTGTCGAGCGAGGCGAACAGCTCGGCGGGCGTGTAGAGATGGCCGCGGTAGGGGTTGAACGGGAGGTGCGGGACCGGCGGGAAGACCAGGGCGCCCTCGGCGCGGACCTTCGCCGCCGCTTCGTCGCGCATCGGGCAGCCGAGGAAGACGGCGCCCGCGGTGTCCGTGGTGAGCAACTCCCGCGTACGGTCCGTCAGATCGACGCCCTGGACGCGGTGTCCGGCGAGGGTGCCGCGGGCCGAGACGGTCGCGTCGAAGTCCTCGACCGTCTCGATCTCGCGTTCGTCGTGGTGGGCCGCATGGGCCGGGCTCGTCTGCACGCGCCCATGCTAGGCAGTGAGTCGGTCAGCTCTGGACCGCCGCCGGGTCCATCCACACGACCTCCCAGGAGTGGTTGTCGAGGTCCTCGAAGGAGCGGCCGTACATGAATCCCTGGTCCTGGACATCGTCGTTGGCGGTGCCGCCCGCCGCGACCGCCTTGTTCACCAGCTCGTCGACCTTCTCGCGGCTCTCGGC from Streptomyces sp. NBC_01478 includes the following:
- a CDS encoding LAETG motif-containing sortase-dependent surface protein — its product is MSISRRSVRILGVASASAALTLGFAGNALACNIKEFSAEATCDGAKGVITVTDKDATGVEATITVFLENNGGDARQVGEAQTVKGSATGTSVSFSEDWEPNATYRVRVVAGKQVDADIKPNLTTPSKACATESPSPSPTPSETTPAPSDSASTPAESDTPTPSATESGSTAPATTTDNAPSPAAGSSNLAETGANSNTGMIAGIAGAFVVAGGGAVYYGMRRRGATNGR
- a CDS encoding LOG family protein, which codes for MQTSPAHAAHHDEREIETVEDFDATVSARGTLAGHRVQGVDLTDRTRELLTTDTAGAVFLGCPMRDEAAAKVRAEGALVFPPVPHLPFNPYRGHLYTPAELFASLDKGYDQTPDALAYAWFQRTKADGDVYASMLRSVHDDSISDALDELLRGARVVGVMGGHAMARGTKAYGGAAHLGRELSRAGYTVATGGGPGAMEAANLGAYAAPYEDAMLEEACELLAASPSFGPSITDWAQRAFEVRTRWPKGNHSIGIPTWFYGHEPPNAFASHIAKYFANATREDGLLARSNAGVVFLPGAAGTVQEIFDNATPNYYESRGEPTPMVLVDREHWTERLPTWPLLCALARERSMESRIALIDRIEEAPDALKRLTH
- a CDS encoding ABC transporter ATP-binding protein, coding for MLLSLAGATVRFGGRPVLDAVDLGVVEHEIVCVLGPSGSGKSTLLRVVAGLQPLDSGRVLLDGRDQSGVPAHKRGVGLMFQDHQLFPQRDVAGNVAFGLRMHGASRRQQEDRVAELLDLVGLPGAARRAVAGLSGGEQQRVALARALAPRPRLLMLDEPLGQLDRSLRERLVVELRELFGALGTTVLAVTHDQGEAFALADRVVVMRDGRIAQSGTPLEVWQHPADEFVARFLGFDNVVEATVAGEAADTPWGKVPVPEDAPQGTHTLLVRPAGVRLLPADEGLRCTVAARTFKGTHVAVRLQPEDAPRLEAACALREAPEVGGTVGVEFDAAEIVVLGT